A genomic stretch from Phormidium ambiguum IAM M-71 includes:
- a CDS encoding diguanylate cyclase domain-containing protein yields MLQNIVDQIKIKAKIYESSNSTVYRGVRNSDQCPIILKILKQDYPTPLELSRYRQEYEITHNLNIAGVIQTYGFEKYQNKLVILFEDFGGESLRILMANRQLSLTEFFNIAIQTSQILGQIHQQHIIHKDINPANIVFNPDTGQIKLIDFGISTVLQLENPTLKNPNILEGTLPYISPEQTGRMNRTLDYRTDFYSLGATFYELLTKQRPFSATDPLEMVHCHLAKQPIPVHKLNPKIPPIVSHIVMKLLAKNAEERYQSAYGLAADLENCWRQLQINGNITAFPLAQQDITQRLQLSQKIYGREAEIQELLTAFERTSQGNCEIMLVSGYSGVGKSALVQELYKAITQQRGYFITGKFEEYQRNIPYNAIIKAFQELAKQILTESEIQLNQWREKLLSAFGANGQVITNVIPEIELIVGKQPAIPTLSPAAAENRFNLVLQNFLQVFTQAAHPLVLFLDNLQWADSASLKLLQQILTTPNSSYFFVVGAYRDNEVNPTHPLNITLEKLQKEAVTINQINLLPLDLSQLQQLIADSLQSYPNQVTELAELVQIKTKGNPFFVNEFLKSLYIEELLYFDEKPRTWQWDLSQIQTKGYTDNVIDLMVSKIHQLSESTQSLLQLAAAIGNRFDLQTLAIANQTSLSQIALALQEALIAQLIFPLNDDYPVTFLFETNIDENDERFLTQASEVSYQFTHDRIQQAAYSLIPLTQRPALHHHIGKFLLENTPNNQLDSCIFQLVNQLNLGITHIVQPVERLQLASLNLMAGKKAKSAAAYESAFTYFITGIELLGKNSWQTEYELSLELYILATETTYLVPDFQRMEQLALVGIDQAKTLLEKVPIYDIQIRAYIAQNQLLTAINKGLEILRLLGVKFPKKPSQLDSIRGMMRTKIALLGKSIESLANLPEMTDSLQLAKMQVLSTLSTAAYLGMPKLYPLIVFQQFRLLVKHGNCVESAFIYATYGLILCGILDDLESGYEFGQLALQMLNKFDAKELQCKTFFIVNTYITHWREMPAGADKLREAYLRGLETGDFEFAAFAAHQYCFRLFALGEELSKVKAEMAAYSQEIKRLKQETAYNYQQIYYQLIFNLTEESDDLVSLVYDAEKMLPIHLAAGDGMALFNFYCSQMMRNYLYQNYSQALENAREAEKYLGVVAGSVYVPIFYLYHSLIHLAVIAELPKNEQKKYLAQVVANQKKLKKWADYNPKSYLPKFYLVEAEKCRIFKESNKAIDLYDLAIQQAKQNHYLHEEALANELAAKFYLYCGKDAVASAYFTNARACYLYWGATAKVRDLQTRYPHLFLRQDDNEEVSNVEPVTSSSSTQNRLDLASIFKASQAISDEIQMASLLNKIIKILTENAGAEAGYLLLYQGNELIIEAVNYIECVNYIPRQAKENLPESLINYVARTQSTVVLDNAVEGGEFMQDSCITRRQIKSLLCMPILNQAKLIGILYLENNLATAVFTPARLKVLQLLTSQAAISLENARLYAEKEQYAQTLEQKVAARTAELEKANQELQRLATLDGLTKVANRRRFDEYLAQEWQRATREKQPLALILCDVDYFKRYNDYYGHQGGDDCLRQVALAMSLAVKRPADLLARYGGEEFVVILPNTEIEGAASVAQAIREEMQQLKMPHAQSDVSEYVSLSLGVSSVIPSQNLAPETLIATADEALYEAKKQGRNRFILKSVEPLN; encoded by the coding sequence ATTTTGGCGGCGAATCCTTGAGAATCTTGATGGCAAATCGCCAGCTTTCCCTAACCGAATTTTTCAATATTGCCATTCAAACTTCCCAAATATTAGGTCAAATTCATCAACAACATATAATTCATAAAGACATTAACCCCGCCAACATCGTTTTTAACCCGGACACTGGACAAATTAAATTAATCGACTTCGGGATTTCCACCGTTTTACAACTCGAAAATCCAACACTGAAAAACCCTAATATTTTAGAAGGTACATTGCCTTATATTTCTCCCGAACAAACAGGGAGAATGAATCGCACCCTGGACTACCGCACAGATTTTTACTCTCTCGGTGCGACCTTTTATGAATTACTAACTAAACAACGCCCATTTTCTGCGACAGACCCCTTAGAAATGGTGCATTGTCATTTAGCAAAACAACCAATCCCCGTTCATAAATTAAATCCTAAAATTCCGCCAATTGTTTCTCATATTGTGATGAAACTGCTAGCAAAAAATGCCGAAGAACGTTATCAAAGTGCTTATGGTTTAGCAGCTGATTTAGAAAATTGCTGGAGACAATTACAAATTAATGGGAACATTACCGCATTTCCTCTAGCTCAACAAGATATTACCCAACGCTTACAACTTTCACAGAAAATTTATGGTAGAGAAGCAGAAATTCAAGAATTATTGACAGCTTTTGAAAGAACTAGTCAAGGTAATTGCGAAATAATGTTAGTGTCGGGTTATTCAGGTGTTGGTAAATCAGCTTTAGTACAAGAACTTTACAAAGCAATTACTCAACAACGAGGATATTTTATTACAGGGAAATTTGAAGAATATCAACGAAACATTCCTTACAACGCCATCATTAAAGCCTTTCAAGAATTAGCCAAACAAATATTAACTGAAAGCGAAATTCAACTGAATCAATGGCGAGAAAAATTGCTCTCCGCTTTTGGTGCAAACGGTCAGGTAATTACCAATGTGATTCCCGAAATAGAATTGATTGTTGGAAAACAACCAGCCATCCCTACTTTGTCACCTGCGGCAGCGGAAAATCGGTTTAATTTAGTCTTGCAAAATTTCCTTCAAGTATTTACACAAGCCGCACATCCTTTAGTTTTATTTTTAGATAATTTACAATGGGCAGATAGCGCATCTCTGAAACTGCTACAACAAATTTTAACAACACCAAATAGCAGTTACTTTTTCGTAGTTGGCGCTTACCGAGATAACGAAGTTAACCCTACTCATCCTTTAAATATTACTCTAGAAAAACTCCAAAAAGAAGCAGTTACTATCAATCAGATTAATTTATTGCCACTGGATTTGTCACAGCTTCAACAACTGATTGCCGATTCCTTACAATCTTATCCAAATCAAGTAACTGAGTTAGCAGAATTAGTCCAGATAAAAACCAAAGGAAATCCTTTTTTTGTTAATGAATTTTTAAAATCTCTTTATATTGAAGAACTCCTATATTTTGACGAAAAACCCAGAACTTGGCAGTGGGATTTATCACAGATTCAAACTAAAGGTTATACAGATAATGTGATTGACTTAATGGTAAGTAAAATTCATCAACTGTCAGAGTCAACACAGTCACTTTTGCAGTTAGCTGCGGCAATTGGTAATCGATTTGATTTGCAAACATTGGCTATTGCTAACCAAACATCACTGTCACAAATAGCCCTAGCATTGCAAGAAGCATTGATAGCGCAACTTATTTTTCCTCTAAATGATGACTATCCAGTAACCTTTCTTTTTGAAACAAATATAGATGAAAATGATGAAAGGTTTTTAACTCAAGCTTCCGAGGTTAGTTATCAGTTTACCCATGACCGGATTCAACAAGCTGCCTATTCCTTAATTCCCTTAACACAAAGACCAGCACTGCATCATCACATCGGTAAATTCCTACTAGAAAATACGCCAAATAATCAGCTAGATTCTTGCATTTTCCAACTAGTAAACCAGTTAAACCTGGGAATCACTCATATTGTACAACCCGTAGAACGCTTGCAACTTGCTTCCCTCAACTTGATGGCAGGTAAAAAAGCGAAATCAGCTGCCGCTTATGAATCGGCTTTTACTTATTTTATTACCGGAATCGAATTATTAGGAAAAAATTCTTGGCAAACTGAATATGAACTAAGTTTAGAACTTTATATATTAGCGACAGAAACAACTTATTTAGTACCCGACTTTCAACGGATGGAACAGTTAGCATTAGTAGGAATTGACCAAGCTAAAACACTTTTAGAAAAAGTCCCAATTTATGATATCCAAATTCGAGCTTATATAGCACAAAATCAATTATTAACAGCTATCAATAAAGGATTAGAAATTTTAAGGTTACTGGGAGTTAAGTTTCCGAAAAAACCTAGCCAATTGGATAGCATTCGGGGAATGATGCGTACCAAAATAGCGTTGTTAGGGAAATCGATAGAAAGTTTAGCTAATTTGCCAGAAATGACTGACTCTTTGCAGTTAGCTAAGATGCAGGTTTTGTCTACCCTGAGTACCGCTGCATACTTGGGAATGCCTAAACTTTATCCCCTGATTGTTTTCCAGCAATTCCGGCTATTAGTAAAACATGGGAATTGTGTAGAATCAGCTTTCATTTATGCCACTTATGGTTTGATTCTTTGTGGAATTTTAGATGACTTAGAATCTGGCTATGAATTTGGACAATTGGCACTACAAATGTTAAATAAATTTGATGCTAAAGAGTTACAATGTAAGACATTTTTTATAGTTAATACTTACATTACCCATTGGCGGGAAATGCCCGCGGGTGCAGATAAACTGCGAGAAGCTTACTTACGAGGTTTAGAAACGGGTGATTTTGAATTTGCGGCTTTTGCAGCACATCAGTATTGTTTTCGACTGTTTGCATTAGGAGAAGAGTTAAGCAAAGTCAAAGCAGAGATGGCTGCTTACAGTCAAGAAATCAAGCGGTTAAAACAAGAAACTGCTTATAATTATCAGCAAATTTATTATCAATTAATCTTCAATTTAACTGAGGAATCTGATGATTTAGTTAGCTTGGTTTATGATGCAGAAAAGATGCTACCTATTCACTTAGCTGCTGGGGATGGGATGGCTCTCTTCAATTTCTATTGTAGCCAAATGATGCGGAATTACTTGTATCAAAATTATAGCCAAGCTTTAGAAAATGCCAGAGAAGCTGAAAAATATTTAGGGGTAGTTGCAGGCTCAGTTTATGTTCCTATTTTTTACTTATATCATTCGTTAATTCACTTGGCAGTAATTGCTGAATTGCCCAAAAATGAACAAAAAAAATATTTAGCTCAGGTAGTTGCTAACCAGAAAAAGTTAAAGAAGTGGGCTGATTATAACCCGAAAAGTTATTTGCCTAAGTTTTATTTAGTAGAAGCGGAAAAGTGTCGGATTTTTAAAGAGTCAAATAAAGCTATAGATTTATATGATTTAGCGATTCAACAAGCTAAACAAAATCATTATTTGCATGAAGAAGCATTAGCAAATGAACTAGCGGCTAAATTTTATCTTTATTGCGGAAAAGACGCGGTGGCATCTGCCTATTTTACGAATGCTCGTGCTTGCTATCTTTACTGGGGCGCAACAGCTAAGGTCAGAGATTTACAAACAAGATATCCTCACTTATTCCTAAGACAAGATGACAACGAAGAAGTTAGCAATGTTGAGCCAGTCACTTCTTCATCTAGCACTCAAAATCGATTAGATTTAGCGAGTATTTTTAAAGCATCACAAGCTATTTCTGATGAAATTCAGATGGCTAGTCTCTTAAATAAAATCATCAAAATACTTACGGAAAATGCTGGGGCAGAGGCGGGATATTTACTTCTTTATCAAGGAAATGAATTGATAATTGAAGCGGTAAATTATATAGAGTGCGTCAATTATATACCTCGTCAAGCTAAAGAGAATTTACCTGAAAGTTTGATTAACTATGTAGCGAGAACTCAATCTACTGTGGTGTTGGATAATGCAGTAGAAGGCGGAGAATTTATGCAAGATTCATGTATTACTCGACGGCAGATAAAGTCGCTTTTGTGTATGCCAATTCTCAATCAAGCAAAGCTGATTGGCATTCTTTATTTAGAAAATAACCTAGCAACAGCAGTATTTACTCCGGCTCGGTTAAAAGTTTTACAATTGTTAACTTCTCAAGCAGCTATTTCTCTAGAAAATGCGCGACTTTATGCGGAAAAAGAACAATATGCACAGACACTGGAACAAAAAGTAGCCGCACGCACAGCAGAATTAGAAAAAGCTAATCAAGAATTACAAAGACTTGCTACTTTAGATGGTTTAACAAAAGTAGCTAATCGTCGTCGTTTTGATGAATATTTAGCTCAAGAATGGCAGAGAGCGACTAGAGAAAAACAACCTTTAGCTTTAATTTTGTGCGATGTAGATTACTTTAAACGTTACAACGATTATTACGGACATCAAGGCGGTGATGATTGTTTGCGGCAAGTTGCTTTAGCTATGAGTCTGGCTGTGAAACGTCCGGCAGATTTGTTAGCGCGTTATGGTGGCGAAGAATTTGTGGTGATTCTGCCTAATACTGAGATTGAAGGTGCTGCTTCTGTCGCCCAAGCAATCAGAGAAGAAATGCAACAATTAAAAATGCCTCATGCTCAATCTGATGTGAGTGAATATGTTAGTTTGAGTTTGGGAGTTTCTAGTGTAATTCCCAGTCAAAATTTAGCGCCGGAAACTTTGATTGCTACTGCGGATGAGGCACTTTATGAAGCCAAAAAACAGGGTCGAAATCGCTTTATTCTTAAAAGTGTTGAGCCTTTAAATTAG